A stretch of Natronococcus sp. CG52 DNA encodes these proteins:
- a CDS encoding SHOCT domain-containing protein, giving the protein MSADDAFIRTLLLFVAIVLLVPFLVMLVLMPLMGFWGGGHMWNGWSGGGTIWTWVLPWAVFLVVILGGGYLLARSLDRGERQKTDPALEELRVAYARGELSDEEFEERRERLRRER; this is encoded by the coding sequence ATGTCGGCAGATGACGCGTTCATCCGAACGCTTCTCCTCTTCGTCGCGATCGTGCTGCTCGTCCCGTTTCTCGTGATGCTCGTGCTGATGCCACTGATGGGATTCTGGGGTGGAGGCCACATGTGGAACGGCTGGAGCGGAGGGGGAACGATCTGGACGTGGGTGCTGCCGTGGGCTGTGTTTCTGGTGGTGATCCTCGGCGGTGGGTATCTCCTAGCCCGTTCGCTGGACAGAGGCGAGCGCCAGAAAACGGACCCCGCACTCGAGGAGTTGCGGGTAGCGTACGCTCGGGGTGAACTCTCCGACGAAGAGTTCGAGGAACGGCGCGAACGGCTCCGGCGCGAGCGATAA
- a CDS encoding 50S ribosomal protein L10, whose translation MSAQAERKTENLPQWKKEEVEELEQLIDDYESVGVVGIAGIPSKQLQDMRRDLHGTAVLRVSRNTLQVHALEDAGFDELVGHIAGQVGLVATNDNPFALYKELEASKTPAPINEGEVAPNDIVIPEGDTGVDPGPFVGELQSIGANARIEDGSIQVMEDSTVLEAGEEVSADLANVLNELGIEPKEVGLDLRAVRAEGVLFDPEDLDIDIEAYESDVRTAAARARNLSVNASYPTETTAPTLIAKATGEAKSLGLQAAIEDEDLMPDLVGKADAQLRALAAQIDDEEALPEELQGVEAPAAEPAADDEDESADDQEETEAEAADTDDDDDEDDGDGAEGLGQMFG comes from the coding sequence ATGAGCGCACAGGCTGAACGCAAGACCGAGAACCTTCCCCAGTGGAAGAAAGAGGAAGTCGAGGAGCTCGAACAGCTCATCGACGACTACGAGAGCGTCGGCGTCGTCGGTATCGCCGGCATTCCGAGCAAGCAGCTCCAGGACATGCGTCGTGACCTGCACGGCACCGCCGTGCTGCGCGTCAGCCGCAACACCCTGCAGGTTCACGCCCTGGAAGACGCCGGATTCGACGAACTCGTCGGCCACATCGCGGGACAGGTCGGTCTGGTTGCGACCAACGACAACCCCTTCGCGCTCTACAAGGAACTCGAGGCGTCGAAGACGCCCGCACCGATCAACGAGGGCGAAGTCGCCCCGAACGACATCGTCATCCCCGAAGGGGACACCGGTGTCGACCCGGGTCCGTTCGTCGGCGAACTCCAGAGCATCGGTGCGAACGCCCGGATCGAAGACGGTTCGATCCAGGTCATGGAGGACTCGACGGTTCTCGAGGCCGGCGAGGAAGTCTCCGCCGACCTCGCGAACGTCCTCAACGAACTGGGTATCGAACCCAAGGAAGTCGGTCTCGACCTTCGCGCCGTCCGGGCCGAAGGCGTCCTCTTCGATCCCGAGGACCTCGACATCGACATCGAAGCCTACGAGAGCGACGTTCGGACGGCGGCCGCTCGCGCCCGAAACCTCTCGGTCAACGCGAGCTACCCGACCGAGACGACGGCGCCAACCCTCATCGCCAAGGCCACGGGCGAGGCCAAGAGCCTCGGCCTGCAGGCCGCGATCGAGGACGAAGACCTGATGCCCGACCTCGTCGGCAAGGCCGACGCGCAGCTTCGCGCGCTCGCGGCCCAGATCGACGATGAGGAAGCCCTGCCTGAGGAGCTTCAGGGCGTCGAGGCGCCCGCCGCCGAGCCGGCTGCGGACGACGAAGACGAATCGGCAGACGACCAAGAGGAGACCGAGGCCGAAGCAGCCGACACCGACGACGATGACGACGAAGACGACGGTGACGGCGCGGAAGGACTCGGCCAGATGTTCGGATAA
- a CDS encoding MBL fold metallo-hydrolase: MQVTYLESAAILIEGEDASILCDPWLIDGAYYGSWAHYPEPEFEPEDFDDVDYIYISHIHPDHFDPDTLERMDTDISILIHDYRWDYLRDAVEDLGFEAIELPHGERTQLTGDLHINILAADGCDPELCGNYFGCSWYDSEAESPGSTQVDSMAVIDDGEFTVINTNDVPFGIAESSCRKVKRDYGDVDLLCHQYSAAQFYPQAVTNYGHEQKIRERDRVVREKHELAIEFIDVFEPAYYMPFAGEYVLAGDLAHLNEYTANPPREEALEFFENAVDPDEHECVFLNSEEHIDLETGERSAPFEPADPETKQRYIEEVLAERSFDYEKDPIPTLSELQAYVPYAYDNLEEKRKEIGYSTDTTVLVSTVDDVYLELSMDGGGYRYVTDPDLEVYDGYLKMEVDPRLLKRLFEGPHSAYWADAKIGSHLGISKEPDIYERGLFLCFGSFHTHGYDVNPAPNEAPNARVAQD; this comes from the coding sequence ATGCAGGTCACGTATCTCGAATCGGCCGCGATACTTATCGAAGGCGAAGACGCGTCGATCCTCTGCGATCCCTGGCTGATCGACGGCGCGTACTACGGTTCGTGGGCGCACTACCCCGAACCGGAGTTCGAACCGGAGGACTTCGACGACGTCGATTACATTTACATTTCACACATCCACCCGGACCACTTCGATCCCGATACGCTCGAGCGGATGGATACTGACATTTCGATCCTCATCCACGACTACCGGTGGGACTACCTGCGGGACGCCGTCGAGGATCTCGGATTCGAGGCGATCGAGCTGCCCCACGGCGAGCGGACGCAGCTGACCGGTGACCTGCACATTAACATCCTCGCGGCCGACGGCTGCGACCCGGAGCTGTGCGGGAACTACTTCGGCTGCTCCTGGTACGACTCCGAGGCCGAGTCGCCCGGATCGACGCAGGTCGACTCGATGGCCGTCATCGACGACGGCGAGTTCACCGTGATCAACACCAACGACGTCCCCTTCGGTATCGCTGAATCGAGCTGTCGAAAGGTCAAACGCGACTACGGAGACGTCGACCTCCTCTGTCACCAGTACAGCGCGGCGCAGTTCTACCCCCAGGCCGTGACGAATTACGGTCACGAGCAGAAAATCCGCGAACGCGACCGCGTCGTTCGCGAGAAACACGAACTCGCCATCGAATTCATCGACGTCTTCGAACCGGCGTACTACATGCCGTTCGCCGGAGAGTACGTGCTCGCGGGCGACCTCGCCCACCTGAACGAGTACACGGCCAACCCGCCGCGTGAGGAAGCCCTCGAGTTCTTCGAGAACGCCGTCGATCCCGACGAGCACGAGTGCGTCTTCCTCAACTCCGAGGAACACATCGACCTCGAGACCGGCGAGCGTTCCGCCCCGTTCGAACCCGCCGATCCGGAGACGAAGCAGCGCTACATCGAGGAGGTGCTAGCCGAACGGTCGTTCGACTACGAGAAGGACCCGATCCCGACGCTGTCGGAGCTGCAGGCGTACGTCCCTTACGCCTACGATAATCTAGAGGAGAAGCGCAAGGAGATCGGCTACAGCACCGATACGACGGTGCTCGTCTCGACGGTCGACGACGTCTACCTCGAACTCTCGATGGACGGCGGCGGCTACCGGTACGTCACCGATCCGGACCTCGAGGTCTACGACGGCTACCTCAAGATGGAGGTCGATCCACGGCTCCTGAAACGCCTCTTCGAGGGACCTCACAGCGCTTACTGGGCGGACGCGAAGATCGGATCCCACCTCGGGATCAGCAAGGAGCCGGACATCTACGAGCGAGGGTTGTTCCTCTGTTTCGGCTCGTTCCACACTCACGGATACGACGTGAACCCCGCGCCGAACGAGGCGCCGAACGCGAGGGTCGCACAGGATTGA
- a CDS encoding 50S ribosomal protein L1 has protein sequence MADSDIETAVTRALEDAPDRNFTETVDLAINLRDLDLNEPSNRVDESVVLPSGTGQETQIVVIAEGETAVRAEEAADEVLSESDVADLDDDEAKDLADETDFFIAEEAMMQDIARHLGTILGPRGKMPDPLGPDDDVVETVNRLKNTVQIRSRDRRTFHTRVGAEDMNAEDISDNIDVILRRLHADLEKGPQNIDSVFVKTTMGPSVEVA, from the coding sequence ATGGCAGATTCGGATATTGAAACAGCAGTAACTCGCGCACTCGAGGACGCGCCCGATCGGAATTTCACCGAGACGGTCGACCTCGCGATTAACCTGCGCGATCTTGACCTAAACGAACCGTCGAACCGTGTTGACGAGTCCGTCGTCTTGCCGTCCGGAACCGGCCAAGAGACGCAAATCGTCGTTATCGCCGAGGGAGAAACCGCCGTCCGTGCCGAAGAGGCAGCGGACGAGGTTCTCTCGGAGAGCGACGTGGCCGATCTGGACGACGACGAGGCCAAAGACCTCGCAGACGAGACGGACTTCTTCATCGCCGAAGAGGCGATGATGCAAGATATCGCCCGGCACCTGGGTACCATTCTCGGTCCCCGAGGGAAGATGCCGGACCCGCTCGGTCCCGACGACGACGTCGTCGAGACAGTCAACCGGCTCAAGAACACCGTGCAGATTCGCTCGCGCGACCGCCGCACGTTCCACACGCGCGTCGGCGCCGAGGACATGAACGCCGAGGATATCTCCGATAACATCGACGTTATCCTCCGGCGACTGCACGCGGACCTCGAGAAGGGGCCCCAGAACATCGATTCCGTCTTCGTAAAGACGACGATGGGCCCGTCGGTGGAGGTGGCCTAA
- the rpl12p gene encoding 50S ribosomal protein P1, whose protein sequence is MEYVYAALILNETDEEINEDNLTNVLDAAGVDVEESRVKALVAALEDVDIDDAVSEAAAVPAAGGAAGGAAAGEAAGDEDEEVEETEDVPDTTDDDEDDEDEDAGGEGLGELFG, encoded by the coding sequence ATGGAATACGTTTACGCTGCACTCATCCTGAACGAGACGGACGAAGAGATCAACGAAGACAACCTGACGAACGTACTCGACGCCGCCGGCGTCGACGTCGAGGAGTCCCGTGTCAAGGCGCTCGTCGCCGCACTCGAGGACGTCGACATCGACGACGCGGTCTCCGAGGCCGCTGCCGTCCCCGCCGCCGGTGGCGCCGCAGGCGGCGCCGCGGCTGGCGAAGCCGCAGGCGACGAGGACGAGGAAGTCGAAGAGACCGAGGACGTCCCGGACACGACGGACGACGACGAGGACGACGAGGACGAGGACGCCGGTGGCGAGGGCCTCGGCGAACTCTTCGGCTAA
- a CDS encoding midas domain-containing protein: MSVDEHENDELTEEEPDDAPDGEGLHVTIEQATIFVVADDNESAEEPIDGEPVDENGVEDEPVDENDSGIDDNDEIEDEPVDENGVDDNDSDIGDNGVDDNDEIEDEPVDENGVDDNDEIEDEPVDENGVDDNDSDIGDNGVDDNGVDDDEVEDEPVDAPDGEEMQVTIEQATIFVHVHDAGEMVDENGVEDEPVDENDEADDYDEEEPVDENGVDDNDSDIGDNDTDDNDEIEDEPVDENGVDDNDSDIGDNGVEDEPVDENGVEEEPVDENDVGEDQEVSISEATVFVVLDEHPMEEEPVDEEEPVDENGVDDNGVDDDEVEDEPVDAPDGEEMQVTIEQATIFVHVHDAGEMVDEEPVDEEPVDENGVDENGVEEEPVDENDEADDYDDGVDDNDTDTVADEPADDGNHAYDGSIEVTLEQVTIVNLADHEDESVEENDVEEEPVDENDEADDYDEEEPVDENGVDDNDSDIGDNGVDDNDSDIGDNGVDENGVEDEPVDAPDGEEMQVTIEQATIFVYVHDTDEMVDEEEPVDEEEPVDEEEPVDEEEPVDEEEPVDEEEPVDEEPVDEEPVEEEPVEDNESVDDNDFENDTEEEAMTSC, translated from the coding sequence ATGAGTGTCGACGAACACGAGAACGACGAACTCACGGAAGAGGAACCGGACGACGCTCCTGACGGTGAGGGGCTTCACGTAACAATTGAACAGGCGACCATCTTCGTCGTCGCCGATGACAATGAATCGGCTGAAGAGCCGATTGACGGCGAACCGGTCGATGAGAACGGCGTCGAAGACGAGCCCGTTGACGAGAACGACAGCGGCATCGACGACAACGACGAGATCGAGGACGAGCCCGTCGATGAGAACGGCGTCGACGACAACGACAGCGACATCGGCGACAACGGCGTCGACGACAACGACGAGATCGAGGACGAACCCGTCGATGAGAACGGTGTCGACGACAACGACGAGATCGAGGACGAGCCCGTCGATGAGAACGGCGTCGACGACAACGACAGCGACATCGGCGACAACGGCGTCGACGACAACGGCGTCGATGACGACGAGGTCGAAGATGAGCCGGTCGATGCTCCTGACGGCGAGGAGATGCAGGTAACCATCGAGCAGGCCACCATTTTCGTCCACGTCCACGACGCTGGCGAGATGGTCGACGAGAACGGCGTCGAAGACGAGCCCGTTGACGAGAACGACGAAGCTGACGACTACGACGAGGAGGAACCGGTAGACGAGAACGGTGTCGACGACAACGACAGCGACATCGGCGACAACGACACCGACGACAACGACGAGATCGAGGACGAACCGGTCGACGAGAACGGCGTCGACGATAACGACAGCGACATCGGCGACAACGGCGTCGAAGATGAGCCCGTCGACGAGAACGGCGTCGAGGAAGAACCCGTCGATGAGAACGACGTCGGCGAGGACCAGGAAGTCTCGATCAGCGAGGCGACCGTCTTCGTCGTCCTCGACGAACACCCGATGGAGGAGGAGCCGGTTGACGAGGAAGAGCCCGTTGACGAGAACGGTGTCGATGACAACGGCGTCGATGACGACGAGGTCGAAGATGAGCCGGTCGATGCTCCTGACGGCGAGGAGATGCAGGTAACCATCGAGCAGGCCACCATTTTCGTCCACGTCCACGACGCTGGCGAGATGGTCGACGAGGAACCGGTTGACGAAGAGCCGGTCGACGAGAACGGCGTTGACGAGAACGGTGTCGAGGAAGAGCCCGTTGACGAGAACGACGAGGCTGACGACTACGACGATGGCGTCGACGACAATGACACCGACACCGTTGCGGACGAACCTGCCGACGATGGGAATCACGCTTACGACGGATCGATCGAGGTGACCCTCGAGCAGGTGACCATCGTCAACCTCGCCGACCACGAAGACGAATCGGTCGAGGAGAACGATGTCGAGGAAGAGCCCGTCGATGAGAACGACGAGGCTGACGACTACGACGAGGAGGAACCGGTCGATGAGAACGGCGTCGACGACAACGACAGCGACATCGGCGACAACGGCGTCGACGACAACGACAGCGACATCGGCGACAACGGTGTCGATGAGAACGGTGTCGAAGATGAACCGGTCGATGCTCCTGACGGCGAGGAGATGCAGGTGACCATCGAACAGGCCACCATCTTCGTCTACGTCCACGACACCGACGAGATGGTCGACGAGGAAGAGCCGGTTGACGAGGAAGAGCCGGTTGACGAGGAAGAGCCGGTTGACGAGGAAGAGCCGGTTGACGAGGAAGAGCCGGTTGACGAGGAAGAGCCGGTTGACGAAGAACCGGTCGACGAAGAGCCGGTTGAAGAGGAGCCAGTTGAAGACAATGAGTCCGTCGACGACAACGACTTCGAGAACGACACCGAGGAAGAAGCGATGACGTCCTGCTAG
- a CDS encoding phosphoenolpyruvate carboxykinase (ATP) has protein sequence MSETGAESRPLGRQLPDPVTASNVRYNPPLEELRELARADETTTEFGSPSYVSDVRSRSSDRTKNAVDHGFSERDRELVDEAVTAVGSREMLCVDRLMGRHSEATFCCRFYVPVEHARIALAWANLFEPSDGREPDLRTVQLPDYDETAIRIRPDDGFTAVLGSDYTGEAKKSFLRLFMYRIKQQGGLGLHAGSKRVRVRGADGELRNVGQLFMGLSATGKSTLTAHGCWLEEPEGATMLQDDVCALLPDGSVPGSEGKGLFIKTIGLDESEQPGLYEAATNESAILENVAVDDDGSVDFDEPRYTANARAIVQRDELRSAADDIDLEELDQVFFITRNPLMPPVAKLSTEQAAAAFMLGESIETSAGDPSRAGESIRVVGTNPFIVGPEGEEGNVFSDLIDLLDVDCYLLNTGYLGDETKDIGVTESVTILTETARGTIEWTDDDRTGLTIPESVPGIEIGDYYVPDYVDDYDATLADLRLERREYLEQFDELREGILEAAY, from the coding sequence ATGTCCGAAACCGGAGCGGAGTCACGTCCGCTGGGTCGGCAGCTTCCCGATCCAGTTACCGCGTCGAACGTCCGGTACAATCCACCGCTCGAGGAGCTTCGTGAACTCGCCAGAGCCGACGAGACGACGACCGAGTTCGGTTCGCCGTCGTACGTCAGCGACGTTCGCTCGCGGAGTTCCGACCGAACGAAGAACGCCGTCGATCACGGGTTCTCGGAGCGCGATCGCGAACTGGTCGACGAGGCGGTCACCGCCGTCGGAAGCCGCGAGATGCTCTGCGTGGACCGGCTGATGGGGCGACACTCGGAGGCGACCTTCTGCTGTCGGTTCTACGTCCCCGTCGAACACGCTCGAATCGCCCTCGCCTGGGCGAACCTGTTCGAACCGAGCGACGGTCGGGAGCCGGACCTGCGAACGGTACAGCTCCCCGACTACGACGAAACCGCGATCCGAATCCGACCCGACGACGGATTCACAGCCGTCCTCGGCAGCGACTACACGGGCGAAGCGAAGAAGTCGTTTCTCCGGCTGTTCATGTATCGCATCAAACAGCAGGGCGGACTCGGTCTCCACGCCGGGAGCAAGCGGGTGCGCGTTCGCGGCGCTGACGGCGAGTTACGGAACGTCGGACAGCTGTTCATGGGGCTCTCCGCGACCGGCAAATCGACGCTCACCGCACACGGCTGCTGGCTCGAGGAGCCCGAAGGCGCTACCATGCTCCAGGACGACGTCTGTGCGCTGCTCCCGGACGGGTCCGTGCCCGGCAGCGAGGGGAAGGGACTGTTCATCAAGACGATCGGCCTCGACGAATCCGAGCAGCCGGGTCTTTACGAGGCCGCGACGAACGAGTCCGCCATCCTCGAGAACGTCGCCGTCGACGACGACGGCTCGGTAGACTTCGACGAGCCGCGGTACACGGCGAACGCCCGCGCGATCGTTCAGCGCGACGAACTCCGGAGCGCGGCCGACGATATCGATCTCGAGGAACTCGATCAGGTCTTTTTCATCACGCGGAACCCGCTCATGCCGCCCGTCGCGAAGCTCTCGACCGAGCAGGCCGCCGCGGCGTTCATGCTCGGCGAGTCGATCGAAACCAGCGCCGGCGATCCGTCACGGGCCGGCGAGTCGATCCGCGTCGTCGGAACGAACCCGTTCATCGTCGGCCCGGAGGGCGAGGAGGGGAACGTCTTCTCCGACCTCATCGATCTGCTCGACGTCGACTGTTACCTGCTCAACACGGGGTATCTCGGCGACGAGACCAAGGATATTGGCGTCACCGAATCGGTGACGATCCTCACCGAGACCGCCCGCGGCACGATCGAGTGGACCGACGACGACCGCACCGGGCTGACGATTCCGGAATCGGTCCCCGGTATCGAAATCGGCGACTATTACGTCCCGGACTACGTCGACGATTACGACGCAACCCTCGCCGACCTTCGACTCGAGCGCCGCGAGTACCTCGAACAGTTCGACGAACTCCGCGAGGGGATTCTCGAGGCGGCCTACTGA
- a CDS encoding HAD family hydrolase codes for MTTTVYFDLDGTLCAYDVPFKEQFATTVSPYGEPTEAAYEAYVDRLFDALENCESEPYRRAFEDAAETTEFEAAPATLASDHCETELEASVVSADARRVVERVSERSPTGILTNGDGRQQRAKLARHGLGELVDEVLVSNDIGARKPADRIFDLAKERLPADEHVYVGDSYEEDIVGARSAGFRTVYVDETGTGRNDADAADEVVSSVEELLEPNALPDSISTPFERSGE; via the coding sequence ATGACAACTACCGTGTACTTCGACCTGGACGGGACGCTCTGTGCGTACGACGTCCCCTTTAAGGAGCAGTTCGCGACGACGGTGTCGCCGTACGGCGAGCCGACGGAGGCGGCCTACGAGGCCTACGTTGACCGGCTGTTCGACGCACTCGAGAACTGCGAGTCCGAACCGTACCGTCGCGCGTTCGAGGACGCCGCGGAAACGACGGAGTTCGAGGCGGCACCTGCCACGCTCGCCAGCGATCACTGCGAGACGGAACTCGAGGCGTCAGTCGTGTCCGCAGACGCGAGGCGCGTAGTCGAACGCGTCTCCGAGAGGAGTCCGACCGGCATCCTGACCAACGGCGACGGGAGGCAGCAGCGGGCGAAGCTCGCGCGCCACGGACTCGGCGAACTCGTCGACGAGGTACTCGTCTCGAACGATATCGGTGCCCGGAAACCCGCGGATCGGATCTTCGACCTCGCGAAGGAGCGACTCCCCGCGGACGAGCACGTCTACGTCGGCGATAGCTACGAGGAGGACATCGTCGGCGCTCGGTCTGCGGGGTTCCGAACGGTCTACGTCGACGAAACCGGGACCGGAAGGAACGATGCCGACGCCGCCGACGAAGTCGTCTCGAGCGTCGAGGAACTGCTCGAACCGAACGCGCTTCCCGACTCGATCAGCACACCCTTCGAACGGTCTGGAGAGTAG
- a CDS encoding 50S ribosomal protein L11 produces MAGTIEVLVPGGQANPGPPLGPELGPTPVDVQAVVQEINDQTEAFDGTEVPVTVDYDDDGSFSIDVGVPPTAALVKDEAGFETGSGEPQKDFVADLSVEQVKKIAEQKHPDLLAYDTKNAAKEVVGTCASMGVTIEGDDAREFKQKVDDGEYDDALAA; encoded by the coding sequence ATGGCTGGAACCATCGAAGTGCTCGTTCCGGGTGGCCAGGCCAACCCTGGCCCACCGCTCGGTCCCGAGCTCGGACCGACTCCCGTCGACGTACAGGCGGTCGTGCAGGAAATCAACGACCAGACCGAAGCGTTCGACGGCACCGAAGTCCCCGTCACCGTCGACTACGACGACGACGGCTCGTTCTCGATCGACGTCGGTGTCCCACCGACGGCGGCGCTCGTCAAGGACGAGGCCGGGTTCGAAACCGGCAGCGGCGAACCCCAGAAGGACTTCGTCGCGGACCTCTCCGTCGAACAGGTCAAGAAGATCGCCGAGCAGAAACACCCCGACCTGCTCGCCTACGACACGAAAAACGCCGCGAAGGAAGTCGTCGGCACCTGCGCCTCGATGGGCGTCACCATCGAGGGCGACGACGCTCGCGAGTTCAAGCAGAAGGTCGACGACGGCGAGTACGACGACGCGCTGGCCGCGTAA
- a CDS encoding HEWD family protein: protein MNAQVRKPTMRVCEECDRAERWDEDLEAWQLVREDGERQTGNPHCIHEWDINGAFNPITGTINGA, encoded by the coding sequence ATGAACGCACAGGTACGGAAACCGACGATGCGGGTATGTGAGGAGTGTGACCGAGCCGAACGGTGGGACGAGGACCTCGAGGCGTGGCAACTCGTCCGTGAAGACGGAGAGCGACAGACTGGAAATCCCCACTGCATTCACGAGTGGGACATCAACGGTGCCTTCAATCCGATTACGGGAACGATCAACGGCGCGTAG
- a CDS encoding MOSC domain-containing protein, which produces MTVLERIRVHPIKSLDATSVETAKIVANGGLDWDRRYAIVEATDRTETADDAPYVNGKRESQIHLLAVGYDLERATVTVRDRDDDDEATTFHLERDRDELAGWLSDRLGYPVEVVRDGEGGFPDDTDASGPTVISSGTLEAVASWYDGIDAAEMCRRLRPNLVVGDVPAFWEDRLYETPGRVVPFTVGETSFEGVNPCQRCVVPTRDPDTGEETDGFRERFVERREATLPAWASEAWFDHYFRLMVNTRVPESAWGATLSVGDGVAVDDSLSNR; this is translated from the coding sequence ATGACTGTCCTCGAGCGGATTCGCGTTCACCCGATCAAGTCGCTCGACGCGACGTCGGTCGAGACCGCGAAGATCGTCGCCAACGGTGGGCTCGACTGGGATCGCCGCTACGCGATCGTCGAGGCGACGGACCGAACGGAGACGGCCGACGACGCCCCGTACGTCAACGGCAAACGCGAATCCCAGATTCACCTGCTGGCGGTCGGGTACGACCTCGAACGCGCGACGGTGACGGTTCGTGATCGCGACGACGACGACGAGGCGACCACCTTCCACCTGGAACGTGATCGAGACGAACTCGCCGGATGGCTCTCCGATCGACTCGGCTATCCGGTCGAGGTCGTCCGCGACGGTGAGGGCGGGTTTCCCGACGATACGGACGCCTCGGGACCGACCGTTATTAGCAGCGGGACGCTCGAGGCGGTCGCCTCATGGTACGACGGCATCGATGCCGCCGAGATGTGTCGCCGCCTCCGGCCCAATCTCGTCGTAGGCGACGTTCCGGCGTTCTGGGAGGATCGACTCTACGAGACACCGGGTCGAGTCGTCCCGTTCACCGTCGGCGAGACTTCTTTCGAGGGGGTGAACCCGTGCCAGCGCTGCGTGGTCCCGACGCGCGATCCGGACACCGGCGAGGAAACCGACGGCTTCCGGGAGCGGTTCGTCGAGCGGCGCGAGGCGACCCTGCCGGCGTGGGCGAGCGAGGCGTGGTTCGATCACTACTTCCGGCTGATGGTCAACACCCGCGTTCCGGAGTCGGCGTGGGGAGCGACGCTGTCCGTCGGGGACGGCGTGGCCGTCGACGACTCGCTCTCGAATCGATAA
- the cutA gene encoding divalent-cation tolerance protein CutA, which yields MPTVYVTAPPENAETIAETLVQERLAACVNRLSTTSTYRWDGEIHHDDEVVLLAKTTDDGYDDLVSRVRELHPYDVPCIERFDEAHVLESFADWRAESVD from the coding sequence ATGCCGACCGTCTACGTTACGGCGCCGCCGGAGAACGCGGAAACGATCGCCGAAACGCTGGTTCAAGAGCGACTCGCCGCCTGCGTCAACCGACTGTCGACGACGTCCACCTACCGGTGGGACGGCGAGATCCACCACGACGACGAGGTGGTACTGCTCGCCAAGACGACCGACGACGGCTACGACGACCTCGTTTCCCGCGTTCGGGAGCTCCACCCCTACGACGTGCCCTGCATCGAGCGGTTCGACGAAGCACACGTCCTCGAGTCGTTCGCGGACTGGCGCGCGGAGAGCGTAGACTGA